CTTAAGGGAAGGCAAGGCACCAAGTTTTGGGAGGTGTTTGGATTCACCACGGCATATTGCTATTCTGCTCAACATGGAGAACGAAGTATTTCCTAGCCAACTAGGGTATTTTCCAGAATCGTAACGGTGTATACTCAGTTCCCTTAGGTTGTGATGCGGTCGCAAGGTGTCTAGTAGTTGGTTGTGTGGTATGTTCACATGTTTTTCATGCAATCTACATGGACACTGACCCTCTCCTCCATTAAAGCTCAACTTTAGTGATCGGAGGTGCTTTTTCCTCTGCAGCTGGGCTTCAGTTGCATCTTCGACATGGCGAATGTTACTCAATCCACAAATACTCAGCTCTCTTACTCTGTTGATGTTCCTCAGGTCTCTTATGTTCAAGCTACAATGACGTCTGCTAATATGTATACCAGGCAAAGTATGGAGACGAGTTAGGTGCCTAATTCCACTGAGTACTAGATTCTGTACATGATGAGAAGTAGATTTTCCCACAAGTCGATCAATTTGTACAAACAAATGGCGTAGCAGTTTCAGGTTCCCCACGCCATCATGCAGTGCCATGCCAAGGCCCATGCTATGGCTTATGTCAAGAGCTCGCAGCTTCTTACATTTTGAAAATAATGCTTCTGGAACTGCATTTGGACTGATATTGGTACAATGTTCAAACACTCTGATGGCTCTCAGAGTATGTGGAAAAACTGAAATGTCAGCTGATGTAATAGCTTTATTTATGGACAGATACCGAACATTTTGTGGAATTTGACTCAAGGTAGCTCCTTCAACTCTATGGAATTCTTCCCCAGCAAAAAAGCATGCAAGATCGTGGACAAGATCATGCAAAAGGTATGAATCACCATAAATAGGATGAGGCTGAAGTATTGACCTTCCAACCAACTCCTTCAAATACCATCGTCCAATTTCGCACTCATCATCACTTCTATCAGAATCAAGCAAGTCAAGTAATTTCCACAAATGGCACACTTCTTCAGAATCAAGTTCATAATCTTTGGGAAATAGAGAAAGGGCAAGAAAATTTCGTCTTAGGTATGTGGGCATGTGCTTGTAGCTCAATTCCAGTGCTGGCAGAACCTCGTCCCTCGGTTCTTTTAAGTCCCATAATTTACTCTCTAAGACATCCTCCCATCTGGTTTCTTCAGTTTCATAGCGCAACATGCTTCCTAGTGTCTTGATTGCCAGTGGCAAGCCTTTGCACTTTTTAACAATACTCTTACAAATATTTATTCGGTTTGTTTGGCTGTCAGACTCTTGCTCACCAATACAGGCAGCTTTGCTGAACAACAACCAGCTCTCATCAAAACTTAAACAATTTAGGGGATAAAAGGGTATAGTCTGTATCAGCCTTGCCACTACCTCACTCCGAGTGGTAACTATGATCTGGCAAATCTTTGCAGCTGTCATAGGAGCACAAAACATCTCCCAGCAGTCTCTTCGCTCATTCCATACATCATCCAACACAAGGAAAACCCTCCTCTCATTCATTTCTTTTGCTAATTTCCTCTGAAGATCAGCAAGTTCTGTATACATACACTGCACACTTGTTAGGGAAGTAATGATGTTCCTTGTCATTGTTTTGATATCAAAGTTTTCAGACacacaaacccaggcatgctTCTCAAAGGACTGCCTCACCCTTGGGCTGTTATACACAAGTTGTGCTAGTGTTGTCTTGCCTAGTCCTCCCATGCCAACAACAGCCATGACAGAAACATGATTTCCTGCATTTCCCACTTCACTAGACAATAACTTATCAATTATCTTCTCTTTGTCCTGGTCTCGCCCCAAAATGCTCTTCTCAAATACAACAGAGCTAGTATGTCGCACACTACTAATATCCGGCGTATACCGTCTCTCTCCATCATTCTCTGATAAACTCAAATGGTCAGAGTAATATTTGATATCATCCAACCTCCTGATTAGTTTTCTTGCTTGAAGAACCAAGTCATTAGGAACTTCCATCACACCAGTATCCACCGGATAGGCCTCAGTTTCcttcatgaagaaagaagaaaaggctATGTCAATCGTGTATGTTTGATATTCTGCTGTTAAAGAAGAAGTGTAACTTGGATATGAAACTTTCTTACAGAACTACATAACCAGAGATCATTGAACCAAATTACCTCCTGGTGCTTGCGCTTGCCGGTTCTGTACAAGCCAGTAGATCGATGGAGGACCTCATACTCATATTCGTCTACAACATCCTCGATGTCGTACGCGAGCTCCTTGAGCCGCAGCTTGGCAGACTCCTCACGTATGTTCCAGTGCTCCTCAGCATCGTCCAACATTGCTCGGATCCTATACATGGTTCTCTCCAGCTTCCGCAGCTCCTCCAGATCATCGTCGTGGCTTGCCGTGGATGACGAGGGCAGCAGTGAGGATGTTGTAAACACCCGCATGAAGGAGGAAAGCTTCGCCCATGCCCTTCCCACGGACAGAGATGCAAACAACCCCGACATCTTTTGGTCTACCCAGGCTCTGCTCTGGCGAGCTGATGGAGAAACAGATTTTGGGACAAGGGGAGGGATCGGAGGAGCACAGGTGCATGAAAAGCTAGAGGATGCTACCATAGGACATAGGTTATGATGTGGTGGGCCGGTGGCACGCTGACCAGTAGTTGGTGGTGTGCTATTGTCACAAGTTcacatagaaaggcaatgatctTCCACTAAGTTCAAATGTGCAGTAGTCACGGGAGGAGGCTTCTCCTCTGCAGCTGGAGCTTTCATTAACTTTATACATACATCAAGCACCCACAAATTAAGCAAAGGACTGGTATTCTTTCAAGAGGATGTGTTCACACCTCTCCACATGCTGACCATTCTTCTTGACGTAGATCTCATCACCAGGAACCAGTCGTTCTATGTCTAGTCTAAGTCTAATGGTTTAGTCAGCGGTAATGGTCCCCAGATATGCACTTGTTACGTATGCTTCTGAACAGATACAAGATGCCTAATTAAGCAGAAATTAATATAACAGCTTACCAAGTGGTAAGACTCGCATTCCAAGAAGAGCAAACGGACGAGGCAATTCATCAAACAAGTGACGTGCAATGGTGaacaggaaaagaaaaaggaCCAACGGAACAATGAGCTCGATAGGGAAGAGGAAGGTGAACGGAAACCTACAAAGGTCCAGCGGAAGTCCTCCTTGAATGCATGCAGCTCGGCCGTGCTCTGGCGGCCTTGCGCTCCTTGCTAGCGACGCGGGCGGCCTCCGCTCGCGAGCGCGACTCATCCTTCCGCTGCCGCTCTGTATTCCGACGCCAACAATAGCAGCCGCCGATATCCCCCGAGAGTGTAAGGAGACTGGAGACAGGTGCCGTTGGAGAGGCTAGCACGAGTGCTATCGCCATGGTCgtaagcggcggcggcagcgctttTCTTGTGCACGGAGCCGGGCTAGCCGCTGGTTAGTCGTTAGACCGTTGAAGATTAGCGGTCAATGAAACCCATGTCACCACTCACCAGTCCACGTTCGAAGGATGGTACACACTTCTTAAAGACAATCAAGGAGATGTATCTCACTATGTTTTAGGGTTTGTTTGGTTATAAATAAGTTACCTCCTCtccttataagttaaaaagtaaaataagtgactgattttgtcaaacaccaccaacttataagtcacccttacttataagaaataagctggttcacccctgcttaaaacttataagccaccATTTTTCGCGTGGGGCCTACACCTTTCACTTAACAGGCAtaagcttataagtcatctacaaccaaacatgcatgacttataagtcactggttttcagtcacctgacttatagAAACCAAACAGGTCTTAATTCTTGCGCTCGTACAGAAGTGACTTTCTTCTTGTTAGGATTCAAGTTCttttaggccccgttcgtttaTTGTCGTTCCTGCTGCTAGGAACGATTTCTAGGGAAGCTTGGCCTATACAAATTGTATAAGTGTTCTTGCCGGGACCGGTTCCAGGAAGTAATTTCCTGCATACCCAACATGGCCTTAGGGCATTCGGTTAGCTCGTTCCTTGCCGGGAACGGTGAGGAATCATTCCCACGCTATGTAAATTAATGAAGGAATTGTGTGGTTGGAAATTATTCTCAAGTAACCAAACAAAGATTTAATGTGTACGCAACGCAAGCACAAGAACACAGAGGATAGGAAATGGAACACAACTCTATTATTTGTGAATGAGTTCAGTACACGAACATTTATCTGAAGATGTCCCTTTTCCTTTTATAtagggaagaagctgatgagTGTTGTCCATGGTCTTCTCTTTCACACTTGTCGGGGTCGGGCACAACCGAGGACGATTTGGACCCTACGGATTTTTCGCACGGGCAGCGGCGCGGATCCGTTGTTCCTCTCGCTTGTAGCAGCGCGCATCTTCATCGCCAGGTGAGTGCTTCATCTCTTCCTTCCCTCTCTAGCTCACCCTCCCTCTCTCAGATCTACGGCTCACTGACAAAGGCGAAGACACAGCGGCATGGGTGGGCGACGAGCCAAGGACAGGGACACGCCAACAATGAGGACGGGGTCGGCGAGGGGCACGCCAATGACGAGGATGGGGTCGGCGAGGGTGGCCTCGATGGACCAGGGCAGCAGCGTGCTCAACGACCAGGACTGtgcctttttttgttttttatttagaTTAACAGAAGCAAACATTTACAACTGCCTCTGTAAATCATAATTAACAGTGAGCGAAGGCGGGCGGGTGCCGGCCTCTGTTAACATCTTTTGCCGGCCTCTAAAAAGGTTTATTGTGCTAGTGCGGCGAGCAGGGTCCAGTTTTGTTATTAACGGATCATGTTGGATGGATTTGGACGTCAATTGCAGCTTTTGTTTCGTTTTATGAAACTGGAAGACTGAACCAGGAGTCCAGGACGCAGGTGATCAGGATATTGACACTTGGATTTTATTTGCCATGACACTATAAATTGCTACATCGCTGATGACGGGGTGAACTGCAAAATCTATCGATTTTGCCCCAAGACAGGGGTGGCATATCCGGCCGTATTAACATCGGATCAACACCACTCGTGTGTGAAGCAAGCAATGCGCCATCGATCAGGCAACAGTTAAAGCACATCCATTCGTCAACACCGCATATGCATACTGCATGCTGTGACTCCTATCAGTTTTTTTACCGGTAATGCTGGGTCAGGGTGTCCAGACGGACGGACACGGCTTCCCAGAAAATTTCCACTCGCTACCGCGCCGTCTGCTCGCTCCACCATACCGCCCGTCTTCCCTACTTcgcctccaccatgccattcaCCTTCCCCACTCCGCGCTCCACAGCGCAGCCCGCCTCCACCGCACTACCCGCTCGCCGTGGGCACTCCACTACTCCGCTGAGCTGGTGAGCTCTTCATGACGAATGTTCTAGCCAGCAGGCGAGGGAGAAGCTTCGTGTGATGCAGCCCCGCGCGGCGAGTTGCCCTCGCTACTGCCGCACCCACGAGCTCCGCGCCATCGCGACTCCACGCGCCGCTCCCGACCTCCGCACCGGCGTCGATCTCCGTAATGACGAGCCTCCATTCATCCAAGCAGCGAGGTGATATTGCGATGAAAGCACATGTTGTaaacgtatatttcaagtgtttcagatgtttcaaaggtatgttgcaagtgttttatatcgatgcTGCAAACATAGATCGAGATATTGCACaagttgcaatgactatacacgaATATTTCAagtatatgttccaaatgttttatctgttttataagtatgttgcaagtattttatctagatgttgcaaaagtagatgtgaatgttgcatatgttttgcaatggctacacacatgttctcaagtttttttttgtgttttgcaagtgtttaagTTGTTTTtggatgtatgttgcaaatgtttcatctggacgttgtaaaagtagatctggtgttacaCATGTTGTAATGGGACCCAACTGCCGCAGCTGGTGCGGTGCCACTGTGGGTTACTATGTGGGCGCCCGAGGCCAACAAACACATACACAGGCAGGGCAGGTGACTAGGACCCATGTGGGTTCCTGCGTGTGGACATGGTGGTTACGCGACACGGAGCGAGCACGATGGTAGGGCGGTACGCACCGTGGGGTCCATGCGGTGGGGCGCACGAAAACAGGCGcggccccgttcgtttcgctgaaaaaataagccgaaacactgtttccggctgatttgttgtgagagaaaaacactgttccggctaaaaaaaacaaGTTAAAAAATACGGATAATTAGAAAAACGAACAGGGCCAGGCTTCTTTCGTGTGCAGCGCGGCCTCGACGTCTAGGCGCTAGTAGCGCCTTTTTTAAGCAAGGTGTTGCGGTTGTTTGGCAGGTAGAAGGCAGATTTGGCACGAGACCGCCAAGGTTTGGTGTGTTCTTGAAAGTCATCCCTTTAGATTCGTTTGTGTAATAAAAACATAATGATGCTAAGTTTTATTGAAGCACGAGAGCAAACACGGCCAATGGAAAGCAAAAGAAAGGGCTAAGAATGAAAGCCTGGAAGAATTCAATCAACTGAAGATTGAGTAATATCCTAAAAATCACAAGCACCGAGCTTAAATTACTACATTAGTATGTGTATTGGGAAACATCTAATGCTGCAAAAATTCCTTACAAGAGATATCGTCGTGTCGACGTCTTGTATGTTCAGACTTTCATAACACCAACGTTCTGTTTATTTGGGctggtttgacttataagtcatgattAAAAGTACCATTAACTAATTTAATATAAGAAAAAAAACTattcgttgactgataagccataacttataagccaaatacaacCAAACAAACAACCTCAATGGCCGGCTGGTCAGCTGTTCAGCGCTATCCCAGTCTCGTGATGCAGAGTCTTGCATGTGATGGACAGTACAGGCAGTTTTGGTACTCGTGGACTGTAGGAGTACAACAACAGTACAGCAGTTGATCGAGTGGATAAGGGCGTGTTTGGGACCGCGGTTACCCACCGCGCGGTGTGGTACGTGTATCGCGACACGAGGGCCGTGGTGCCGAAAACGCAGACGCTAGTTCATTTGTGTAGTTCCGATGCTGTGTGCGGGGAAAAGAATCATCACACCGTGGGAGCGTTTGGCGTGATTCTCGGATTGTTTTCACCGCCGCCGCAAGAAACGCGGTCCCAAACACGCCCTAAATCAGACAGCACAGAGGACCGCGCGTAAACCGAGTGGCAAGAGCACGAGATTTATTTTCTATTAATAATTTTAGTTGTCTCTTGTATAGATGTACCATAATGGTCAAGTGACGTATCCATCATGCTCGGAGTCTAACGATCTTTGAGTATCTCTCAGCTACGTTTGTTGTCTAGGTATAGTTGTAGGGTTGTTCGTATACCGTGTGTTGTCTAGATATAGTTGTAGGTTCGTTCGTATACCGTGTGTGTGAGATCCGTGCGTGTGTGTGTGATAGTTTGTATTTATATCAAACAGATATTACCGCTATACTTAGAtgagaagtaaaaaaaaaaaacagacagtACAGCTCTCTGAACTTGATTCTGTCGTGCAGAGAGCTGAGGTCGCTGTCCTGCTTCAGGCCTCCACTACTTCTGTTAAATAAGTCTAGGATGTCACGTCATGTATTATATGGAACtgtttgaatagtaataataaaataaattacacaagttttcagtaatccgcgagatgaatttattaagcctaattatttcgtcattagcacatgtttactgtggcaccacattgtcaaatcatagactaattaggcctaaaaaattcgtctcgtaaattagttgcaatctgtgcaattagttatttttactctatatttaatactccatgtatgtgtctaaaCATATGATTTGATAGGGAGTAAATTTTAagaggagaaactaaacaaggcctactcATACTTCCCTTTGTATCATCCTTTGACTAGAATTCGAATCAAGCGGTTCAAAGTTTTCTACCAATTGCAAAAGTTTGGAGCATCTTAAACTTTTACTCTACAAAAACAAGGAGAAGGATAAGTTTCTCTCAGTAGTTTCTTTGACGTATACATCCAAACAAGCCCCGAGGTGGATAAGTTTCCATCGAAAGCCAGACACAAATATTTAATACAACCTATTGGCTTGgttgtaaacgatcgtggattataagctagaacattatttttctctcataccaaaccaaccagcagtaataatctacgatcgtttgAGCCAAAACAAACAGGCTGCGTGTCAATTGTAAGTACTGAAGAACATTTTCTGCAATCATGCAAAACTAACGTATTATTGCTTCTGACCCAAAATGACACGTACGTCTGTGTTGTTTACTGGCAACAAGCATGTAGGAATTTCAGACGTAGGTTTCAGTATCAATGCTTTCCACTCACTTGTGGTCAGTCAATCCCAGTATAGTACAACCATGTGAAAACCACCAGAGAATCACGCACCTCTCTGCGCAGCCTGCGCAACGGCTACATTAAGCAAATCAGCATGCAGTGCTGTCCCTGTCTCCCGATCTCTTTGTTCCTTTTCAACAGAAATGTTGAGGGAAAaaatgaaaaatatgaaatacaGCACAAATACAACATAAGGCAAGTACAAATAGCATTTAAAAGGCACAAAGAGCATGAGACGGCGGCACACAGCATACAAAGCTCCTGGACCATCGTCTCATCTCCCTCTACTCCACGCATATATAGACAGCTAGCTCGGACGGCTCAGTCCACACTCCACACTTGAGTTGATCATCAGCCTGCTACCAAACCAGCGATCGAGATGGCCCGGCTTCACCACCTGTCTCTCGTCGCCATgtccctcctcctcctgctgctacccgtcctcgcagcagcagcagcggaggAGCCGGACATCAGGATCAGCGTGCAGTACCCCACCGAGGAGGAGGCGCGGTGGCTGGACCGCTGGTCGGAGAAGTACCAGGCGCAAGGCGCCGGCTCCGGCTTCTCGGTCCACCCGGCCACCGAAGAGGAGTCGGCGTACCTGAACAGCATCTTCGACAACGGCAGGAAGAGAGCGGCAAGTGGTGGCCACTCCCACGACGGCGGTGGCGCACGCGCCGGCTTCGACGGCCACATCGAGTTCGACGACGACGACCATCCGTATGCATGTTACTGAATTCGCATTATATTAATTAATT
This sequence is a window from Miscanthus floridulus cultivar M001 chromosome 10, ASM1932011v1, whole genome shotgun sequence. Protein-coding genes within it:
- the LOC136485016 gene encoding uncharacterized protein, translated to MARLHHLSLVAMSLLLLLLPVLAAAAAEEPDIRISVQYPTEEEARWLDRWSEKYQAQGAGSGFSVHPATEEESAYLNSIFDNGRKRAASGGHSHDGGGARAGFDGHIEFDDDDHPFGRIVVDTVHSQASSSEPNDDLQ
- the LOC136486831 gene encoding putative disease resistance RPP13-like protein 1 gives rise to the protein MEVPNDLVLQARKLIRRLDDIKYYSDHLSLSENDGERRYTPDISSVRHTSSVVFEKSILGRDQDKEKIIDKLLSSEVGNAGNHVSVMAVVGMGGLGKTTLAQLVYNSPRVRQSFEKHAWVCVSENFDIKTMTRNIITSLTSVQCMYTELADLQRKLAKEMNERRVFLVLDDVWNERRDCWEMFCAPMTAAKICQIIVTTRSEVVARLIQTIPFYPLNCLSFDESWLLFSKAACIGEQESDSQTNRINICKSIVKKCKGLPLAIKTLGSMLRYETEETRWEDVLESKLWDLKEPRDEVLPALELSYKHMPTYLRRNFLALSLFPKDYELDSEEVCHLWKLLDLLDSDRSDDECEIGRWYLKELVGRSILQPHPIYGDSYLLHDLVHDLACFFAGEEFHRVEGATLSQIPQNVRYLSINKAITSADISVFPHTLRAIRVFEHCTNISPNAVPEALFSKCKKLRALDISHSMGLGMALHDGVGNLKLLRHLFVQIDRLVGKSTSHHVQNLVLSGIRHLTRLHTLPGIHISRRHCSLNIRDLRNINRVRELSICGLSNIRHVEDATEAQLQRKKHLRSLKLSFNGGEGQCPCRLHEKHVNIPHNQLLDTLRPHHNLRELSIHRYDSGKYPSWLGNTSFSMLSRIAICRGESKHLPKLGALPSLKYLTVNDMKYMTEWSEWPGTDAGGFPCLNTLSISFCPKMISLPLGPFQSLITLNLRWCDSLARLPESPSLHKLEIGYCPALTEIPTLPSLLVLIVKVCSGLRKLPTLPSLLELDIFDCPSLIPIGSDFPSPVVSSVCCFPKLTTLNLEQCRNLCAVGSVPALTTLNLKSGLSDKLMYSPLNDFPSLQCLNIDDSEFTCIPIKQQSLPSVTRLCINKCSNLQYCDGLASLTSLEHLEVGECPKLPIDDLLPPQLKTPTVEDNEHGTISTFPIGNYKIISLHSPADPFNSNSVREQVGSSNSWRYIV